Proteins from a genomic interval of Chanos chanos chromosome 3, fChaCha1.1, whole genome shotgun sequence:
- the ube2r2 gene encoding ubiquitin-conjugating enzyme E2 R2 gives MAHQQMPSSQKALMLELKSLQEEPVEGFRITLVEESDLYNWEVAIFGPPNTLYEGGYFKAHIKFPIDYPYSPPTFRFLTKMWHPNIYENGDVCISILHPPVDDPQSGELPSERWNPTQNVRTILLSVISLLNEPNTFSPANVDASVMFRKWRDSKGKDKEYAEIIRKQVVSTKADAERDGVKVPTTLAEYCIQTKVPSHDSSSDLLYDDLYDDDIQEEDDDDDDGEAGSMGGEMGADCFDDGEDSGNEDS, from the exons ATGGCACATCAACAGATGCCCAGCTCTCAGAAGGCCCTGATGCTTGAGCTGAAGTCCCTTCAGGAGGAGCCAGTGGAGGGATTCCGCATAACTCTGGTGGAAGAGTCGGACCTGTACAACTGGGAAGTGGCCATCTTTGGACCTCCAAACACACTCTATGAAGGGGGATACTTTAAG GCCCATATCAAATTTCCCATCGACTACCCATATTCCCCGCCAACCTTCCGCTTCCTCACCAAGATGTGGCACCCGAATATCTATGAG AATGGGGACGTGTGTATTTCCATCTTGCACCCCCCTGTGGATGACCCTCAGAGTGGCGAGCTGCCCTCTGAGCGATGGAACCCCACACAGAATGTCAG aaccaTTTTACTGAGTGTGATCTCTCTGCTGAATGAGCCAAACACCTTCTCTCCGGCTAACGTGGACGCCTCCGTCATGTTCCGCAAGTGGAGGGACAGCAAGGGCAAGGACAAGGAGTACGCCGAAATCATCCG GAAACAGGTGGTGTCCACAAAGGCGGATGCTGAGCGGGACGGCGTGAAAGTGCCCACCACCTTGGCTGAGTACTGCATCCAGACCAAAGTGCCTTCTCACGACAGCAGCTCCGACCTGCTTTACGACGACCTTTACGACGACGACATTCAGGAAGAggacgatgatgacgacgatgggGAGGCCGGCAGTATGGGCGGGGAAATGGGGGCGGACTGCTTTGACGACGGCGAGGACTCAGGAAACGAGGATTCCTGA
- the ubap1 gene encoding ubiquitin-associated protein 1, protein MATRKSGSDIHNNGPVSYLDDVPFKLNDKFRCPAKVGLPIGFCLPNCSALLSEIQYDFSLEKRSVRWGEELAVARAAEAQAAEAARAESAKESQSTSQDIDAGLAGGKKARPSDDTDLPPPALNPVLAGLRHNAILTPLPAPSFGPTRPAPSNPAPQSLNLADFEREEDPFDKLELKTLDDKEELRSILQSQTQSSVTPPEPHPSSRSSTPPLQAKQGLFHKPNGLVGLLDLDRPGSGGVGNPRGQMDIDRPCNIRSLTFPKLSDPGDSPSEPAQNNYTPAPSRSLANGTPPPLQRITPHTNTNTSQDSPGHTQNGAPKQSNPVSVAGPPSCPGGGALLSLSPSERQCVETIVGMGYSYEGVLKAMQRQGQNVEQVLDYLFIHNRLCERGFDATAVDECLEMYQCSEEKALEFLQLMSRFGEMGFDRDTIKEVLLVHNNDQDKALEDLMARAAAS, encoded by the exons ATGGCTACGAGAAAATCTGGATCCGATATTCACAACAACG GACCCGTCAGCTATCTTGATGATGTTCCTTTCAAGCTCAATGACAAGTTCCGCTGCCCAGCTAAAGTGGGTCTCCCCATTGGCTTCTGTTTGCCCAACTGCAGTGCTTTGCTGTCAGAGATACAG TATGACTTCTCTCTGGAGAAACGGAGTGTGCGTTGGGGAGAGGAGCTTGCTGTGGCCAGAGCTGCAGAGGCCCAAGCAGCGGAGGCAGCGCGTGCTGAATCTGCAAAAGAGAGCCAGTCCACCTCTCAAGATATTGACGCAGGTTTGGCCGGTGGGAAGAAAGCGCGTCCCTCTGATGACACAGACCTTCCACCCCCTGCCCTGAACCCTGTCCTGGCAGGCCTTCGGCACAATGCCATCctcacccccctccccgcccctaGCTTCGGACCAACGCGACCTGCTCCCAGCAACCCGGCACCACAGAGCCTCAACTTAGCAGACTTTGAACGAGAGGAGGACCCGTTTGACAAACTTGAGCTTAAAACGCTGGATGACAAAGAGGAGCTGCGCAGCATCCTCCAGAGCCAAACACAGTCGTCTGTTACGCCTCCTGAGCCACACCCCTCCTCAAGGAGTAGCACTCCACCTTTGCAGGCCAAACAAGGCCTCTTTCATAAACCCAATGGGCTTGTGGGACTGCTGGACTTGGACCGACCTGGGAGCGGGGGTGTAGGGAACCCCCGAGGCCAGATGGACATTGATCGCCCCTGCAATATTCGTTCACTGACTTTCCCCAAGCTGTCGGACCCTGGGGACTCCCCATCAGAACCAGCCCAAAATAATTACACACCAGCACCCTCGCGCAGTCTAGCTAACGGCACCCCACCACCGCTGCAGAGAATAACACCACATACCAACACTAACACCTCCCAAGATTCACCGGGCCACACTCAGAACGGGGCACCAAAGCAG TCAAACCCTGTCTCAGTGGCTGGACCTCCCTCCTGTCCTGGAGGTGGGGCTTTACTCAGCCTCTCTCCCAgtgagaggcagtgtgtggaAACCATAGTGGGCATGGGCTATTCCTATGAAGGTGTGCTCAAAGCCATGCAGAGGCAAGGACAAAATGTTGAACAG gtgctAGACTACCTGTTTATTCATAATCGTCTGTGTGAGCGAGGCTTTGACGCCACTGCTGTGGATGAGTGTCTGGAGATGTATCAGTGCTCAGAGGAAAAG GCTTTAGAGTTCTTGCAGCTGATGTCTCGGTTTGGTGAGATGGGCTTTGACAGAGATACCATTAAAGAGGTTCTGTTGGTCCATAATAACGACCAGGACAAAGCACTAGAGGATTTGATGGCCCGTGCCGCTGCGAGTTGA